One genomic region from Sulfuriflexus mobilis encodes:
- the flgL gene encoding flagellar hook-associated protein FlgL: protein MRISTSQLNATAINSILDQQVALSRTQLQIAAGRRILAPSDDPAGAARALNLSESISATTQYEKNADTATARLRLEEISLTSVTELIQRVRVLTLQGNNDVLDNESRPQIAAEIRQRLDELVSLANTRDANNEYIFSGFQSLTKAFTVNPDGSVSYNGDEGQRFLQIGPSRQIATGDSGAEIFGLLGSGNGEFSSRAHAFNTGSGVIGTNTIVDPATYIADDYTVVLGEQTAVTGGAIGLTDTNANDTLQYELQINGTLIDTLGEGDSRTLAQIETAINVETPTTGVRAYIDAGQLYLANTLPTATPITVSETLTGATDGAADTVTGFFGSALTGAAPTNDVIFDAANGYLVLDSSNAIVTSAAYVDGGSINFNGQQLTISGTPSNGDQFLSTPNSQQDLFGTLQSLIGALESPSTNTSAVPTTASLASITEPVAAGGGETFQVTIDGIDLINVALPGAGTVTAAQLDTAVASFINANAGYRIASGSFAGADLVLQKDDGSDLVIAIPQNTTATPAVLAGLVGSATNGTPADLTISSGFHAIIDRVLGNLDSNLGNIIDTRASIGARLNSIDDQNNLNEASIIQVQTTLSEIQDLDYAEAISQLEQQRLSLQAAQQSFIRIQSLSLFNFL, encoded by the coding sequence ATGCGTATCTCGACCAGTCAGTTAAATGCGACAGCGATTAATTCCATTCTTGACCAGCAGGTCGCACTGAGCCGGACACAATTACAGATCGCCGCTGGTCGACGCATCCTTGCGCCGTCGGACGACCCGGCCGGTGCCGCGCGCGCGTTGAATCTGTCTGAGTCGATCTCGGCGACGACACAGTACGAAAAAAATGCTGATACCGCCACGGCAAGGCTTCGCCTCGAAGAAATAAGCCTGACCAGTGTGACAGAACTTATTCAGCGTGTGCGCGTACTGACTCTCCAGGGTAATAACGATGTGCTGGATAATGAGTCGCGGCCACAGATCGCAGCCGAGATACGCCAGCGTCTGGATGAACTGGTGTCACTGGCAAATACACGCGATGCCAATAATGAGTATATCTTCTCGGGCTTTCAGTCACTGACAAAGGCCTTTACGGTGAATCCTGACGGCAGTGTTTCCTATAATGGGGATGAAGGGCAGCGCTTCCTGCAAATAGGGCCGTCACGGCAGATCGCCACCGGCGATTCGGGTGCCGAAATCTTTGGCCTGCTGGGCAGCGGTAATGGCGAGTTTAGTTCAAGGGCGCATGCATTTAATACCGGCAGCGGGGTTATTGGCACAAACACTATCGTCGATCCGGCAACGTATATTGCCGATGACTATACCGTGGTACTGGGCGAGCAAACAGCAGTCACCGGCGGTGCAATCGGTCTTACGGACACGAATGCCAACGACACCCTGCAATACGAATTACAAATCAATGGCACCCTCATTGATACCCTCGGCGAAGGTGACTCACGCACGCTGGCGCAAATAGAAACGGCCATCAATGTAGAAACGCCCACCACCGGTGTCAGGGCCTATATCGATGCCGGCCAACTCTATCTTGCCAATACCCTGCCAACAGCGACACCGATCACCGTGAGTGAAACCCTCACCGGTGCCACTGACGGTGCAGCGGATACGGTGACCGGTTTCTTCGGTTCGGCCCTGACCGGTGCGGCACCCACCAATGATGTTATTTTTGATGCGGCCAATGGTTACCTTGTCCTGGATAGCAGCAATGCAATTGTTACATCGGCTGCCTATGTCGATGGCGGCAGCATCAATTTTAATGGCCAGCAGCTGACAATTAGCGGCACGCCCAGTAACGGTGACCAGTTTTTAAGTACACCGAACAGCCAGCAAGACCTGTTTGGCACCTTACAGAGCCTGATTGGCGCGCTCGAGTCGCCCTCGACAAACACCTCGGCGGTACCCACGACTGCCTCGTTGGCAAGTATTACAGAACCCGTGGCCGCAGGCGGCGGTGAGACCTTCCAGGTCACCATTGATGGTATTGACCTGATCAATGTCGCCCTGCCGGGTGCCGGTACGGTCACTGCCGCGCAACTGGACACCGCAGTGGCCAGCTTTATCAATGCTAATGCGGGTTACAGAATTGCCAGTGGCTCGTTTGCCGGCGCTGACCTGGTGCTGCAAAAGGATGATGGCAGCGACCTGGTGATCGCCATCCCGCAAAACACCACGGCAACCCCGGCGGTCCTGGCGGGGCTCGTGGGGTCGGCGACTAACGGCACGCCGGCTGACCTGACGATTTCCTCAGGCTTTCACGCCATCATAGATCGTGTCCTTGGCAACCTGGACAGCAATCTTGGCAATATTATTGATACACGTGCCAGCATCGGTGCCCGACTCAACTCTATCGATGATCAAAACAATCTTAATGAGGCCTCTATCATCCAGGTGCAGACGACCCTGTCCGAGATCCAGGACCTCGACTACGCCGAGGCCATCAGCCAACTCGAACAGCAGCGTCTCAGCCTGCAGGCGGCGCAGCAGTCGTTTATCCGTATCCAGAGCCTGAGCCTGTTTAACTTCCTGTAA